The Macaca nemestrina isolate mMacNem1 chromosome 1, mMacNem.hap1, whole genome shotgun sequence genome contains the following window.
attttaactctgACCCACAAAGTTCATAAAAGCTGGAGCTGAGCAGCAGTGACAGGGAATACAGTGTTTGTGTTCCCTTCCCTACCCAGGCACCAGCGTGTTCAGTTCACTTTATAGAAGCTTGCCTGAGTAGCCCTACAGAGGAGAATCCTCCAGAATATTGATAGGTCCCCTTTTACTTGCCAGGCTTGTCACTCATGGCCTGCGTGCTAGTAAGTCTGCTGGGTCTTGCTTTCTGGGTTCTAAATGCCAGTTCCAACAGGACACACTAGGACAGCTGGAAGATCTGGAGGAGGCCTTGTTTGAGGTGAGGCTGGGAGGAGCTCTGGTCTTCTCTTCTTCTTAACCATGTCTAGTTTGTTATCTCCTGGCTGGTAGGTCATCACTGCTTACGGGGTGCGGAGACACCAAGCGCGGATTCGAGTGCCTTCATGAGAGGGTATTTCCCTGGTCCACAGAAAGTGCCCGTGAAATCATCCAGGTCAATGGCCCAGACCATGGCCCCTCCAAATCTGTTCTTTAGCAGCCACTAAGCCAGTGGGAGAGAACCAGGGGGACTCTGGGGTGACTTTGCACAAATGCAGGGAGCAACTCTAGCAGGATGGCAGGAGGACCATGATCTAGTCATGGAGAGGAGAGACTGGGGGTGGGTTTTGAGGAGGCAACTTTGAGGAATTCATTAACATACTTGTATGTACAGAAGGACTGTAGGACTAAGTCATGGAGGATAAGTCTTGGCCCCAAGCAGCTCTTTCCCCCTGCCCTTTGTTATCACCAACCACCTTCTGAGAAGGCATCTCACAGCTGGAGTTTGGGTGGGTTGAGTGCTATAGAGATATAAGCCCTTCACACAGCAAAGTGCCTGGGCAAAGCGAGAGGGCTCTAGATGGAAGGTGTAGGGTGAAGGGCCCTGGGATTGATAAACAGCAGTCATGTCCTCCCTAGACCTGAGCATAACCTCATAGACCAGAGCCTCTATCACCTCCTGATTTGGGCTCAGCCTGTGTGAATTTGCCATGAGCAGGAGATAggcaaaggagaggaaaaaactCTGTGGTCTACACTTTATCTTTGGAGTGGGGAAGAACACCTGTGTCAGGAAGCACAAATCAAAGAGCTGCATGAGGACCAGAGAAGAGCAGGGGAGGGGCCAAAGGAGAGTTTccaggggtggggggaaggagaAACTGCAGGAgccaaggaaaggaaggaaaaggagctGAAGGGGTTGCTCCAACTGCCAGGCTCTGTGGCTGGGTCACTGGCTCACCCTGAAACTTCACAACCTCCTTGTGTCTCTCCTCACCTCCCTCAGGTCTCCTGGGATTGCAATTCAAGGGCAGCTGGAGGGCAGGTCCCCCACCTCTCCCCAACCATGCATTAGGAAGAGTGTGGAGGGTCCTACCTTGAGGGTGAAGCTCTTGGAGTTGTCATACCCCATCCACTGATTCCCCATGTAGGTATAAGGTACCTCCTGGGGGTCATTCCACACGTCAGTGGCTCCTTTCAGGAAGCAGCAGAACTGGGGCAGGTACAGAAGGAGCAGTCATAACTCAGATGGGCCCTGCTATTCTCAGGCCACTTCTATGTCCTCCCTCCATTTCTTTTCTAAGATCCACATCCCAGTCCATTCCCCTTTGCTGGAAATAACAGAACCTGGTTCCAGTGTCACCCAGGTCCCCGCCCTGCTTTTGTCTCGTGGGACAGTGGACTGCACTAGCTAGAGAGATGACACATGAATTCAGTTATTTGTCTGCCAATAACCTCATGTGTAACAATGGAGAAGCAGCTTCTTTGTGCCTCGTGTCCTGGTTTCCTTTCGATATGAATTTGACTGGTCCTTTTGTTTGAAAGAGTGGTGTCTCAAAAGAGCTAATAAGAGGACAGTGTAGCATAATGGGTAAGGTCTGAGATTCTGGAGCTGCACAACTtaagtttgaatcccagctctgccacttactgattctgtgaccttgagcaaattgcttaacctctctgtgcctcggtGACCTCTTGAATAAGATGGGGAGAAGGCCGTACCTTATTGTTtgttaaatgagattatatataaaaatcacttGGAGCACAACCTGGCTCTCTATTTGCCCTCAGTAAGCATTAGCTAGTTCTAGTGTTAAAGATGCATATTTACTTTAAAAGGTTAACATTTAAGATGTTTTATCATCTTTtcactcttcccttctctcattGCCACATATATTCAGAGCAGTCAGCAACAGAGTGCCCTCTACTGGAAATCAGAGTATAGACTCTCTCTCCATTGACATATCTTCAACCTTGAGAACAGAGAGAGTGGGTCCTCTAGGCCCTCTGAGGACATTACCTCCAAGTAGGCAAGGGTCCCAGCCTCCTGTGTATGGGGCCCAGCAGTCCCAGGGCCAGAAGTGGGAGCATCCAGGCCATGATTTGCAGGATTAGTGAGAGTGAAGGTGTGAGCATAAGCCCCAAATACCACTATCAGCTTCTCAGCAGGGGCACCTGGGCTCTTCCAGGAGTTCACTGCATAATCCTGGAGGCAAGATGAGGAAGGTATCATTAGAAAGCAGCTGAGCGTGTACCCAGAGGCCTTAGAATAGTCTAGGTTTTCTGCCTAATTCCCTAGTGTCTCCCGGTACAGCATCCAGCCAAACCCCTTCCACAGTTCAACCTTGTAGAAAGGAAAGGAATGCTGCCCCTTCAAGAATGGATTGACCAAAGGGTCAAGAGGTCCATTGCTTTAGTAGCAGGGCCCAGTGTTAGCCAGAgatcctctttttctttatactgGAGTTCATTTGGGGCATGACAAGTGTTCAGCTGTGCATCCACTTGTCTTCCCAACGGGCTTACTACAATGCTGAGAGTTATTTGTGCATGGAGCATCAACTGGGAGATTTTCCCATGTCAATTTTTAAATCCTTGGTTGAAATCTCCACTGAAATGACATCTAGCCCATTTAGTCACCTACTTATCATTAAGCAGACTAATTATTACAGCTGCCTAAACCACACAAATTAGGAAGAAAGAGGCTGGAAGGGAGTcaaggaagagtgggaagaagATGGATCATGAAATGTGCTCCTAGCAtaaatggaaaatacattttttaaattccccAATGTTTGGGATTATCCCAAGCCACtattctgcttcctttttttgtGAAAGATGAATGGATACAATCAGTCATAGGGACAGGGAGGTAGAGAACATGAGCTGTCCATCAAGTTTCTTGGCCTCCTTTGCAGTCTGGGGCCGGGGATCCAGTGACAGGCTTTGAAGATGTCCGTTAGGGCTGGCTTCCTCACTCACCATATTAAAGTATTTGTAGTCTCCCTAGTCATTAGATCCTGCAAACGGGAGTGTCCTCTCCTATGAAGCCCTCCCAGGAGCCCCTTAGGTCACAGGTCATCATACTGATGAGGTCCACGTACCTTAGGTAGTAGGGAGAGGGAACAGGAGGAAATAAATGACCCAAGGGAAATCACTCTTTCTAACCCACTACCCCTAATGCTCCTAGTCCCAAATCGGCTGATTGCAGATTTGCCAAACAGCCAAATCTGCTGTTTGCTACTATGCAATAAGGATTCCCTTATGCATTATTATTCTTTATTCCATTCTCCCTTACCTTCATCTCAAGAGCACCTGGAATATAATAGGCACCCACACCATGATCACTATCTGGCTACACTCAGACCTTCAGGACTTGTAAAAGCTTGAGACTCAATTAACCTTCTCCAAATGGCCATTTACCCTCGAGAACCTTGGAGATAGACTTAGAAACAAGGCCAGCATTCATACTGGCTCCCTCTGCCTCTTCCTCAGGAATTGGGGTCATTTCATTCCTCTGAGATAGAGTCCTCTCTATCCTGGGTACCTGAGCATTGGTCACTGGTATCTGGGCATTTGGCAATGCCTGGGGAAGGTCTAAGGGTCACTTAGCTCTGAGTATGGGCTCCTGGGTTTGCTTACCTTGACATCTTGGGGATCTGATAGGCAGTCCCAATGGTACCTTTGCCAGCTGACACAGCAGCAGAAATCAGCAGTCTGGGCTTTTTGCTGCGGGTGGACTCTTGCTCAAAAGCCTCATGCATTTCCTGTGAAACAGAAGACACCGAACACAGGCTAGAGGGACCAGTGGGCATGTGACGAGGTCACAGCTCTTATGAAGAAAGCTACAAAGTGCTTGATTTAGAGTCCTTTGATCCAAAAGCTGTCGTTGGTCTCTGGGGACAATAGTAAGCTGTCTTCCGAAAACTTGGAAATGAGGGAAATTCGGTCATCCTCtgacaattaaattttaaaataaacaaataatgtccagagtacaatttaaaaaaaaaaaaaggagggagattgtattaaagagacaaaaatggcCTCCAGCCCTGCAAGCTGTATGTGATTGCATCTAATTATCAGAAAAACGGAGGAAGGGGAAATAAGAGCATTAAAGCCAACACTGGTGCTCAAAGATATACTTCTCACTGCCAGTGGCAGTTTTCCCCAAAAGAGAGATCTGCTCTTACACTAAAGAGATGAGGCTGTGAGCCAGAAAGGGTGAGATCTACACCCCTGGCCAGGATATATTCAGCCTCTCTCAGAACCCCTCTCCAGAGAGAGGCCTTGTCACAGCCTGCTGTGGGCCAGATTGTGTGTTCTTTGGACACAGTGAGGGTGAGACACCTTCAACAGGATGGTGAAGAGCTGCTGGGTGTCAGCTGGGCTGCCACGATAGCCTGGATATTCCCATGAATGTCCAGCCCATTGAAGTTGTACTTCCTCAGAAACTGTATGGCTGACTGGATGAAGGTCTGGCGGTTCTCAGCAGTGGCCACCACGTCAGAGAATCTGGAGTCAGTAAGTCATTGCAGCATAAATCACAGTAGCCTAAGCCCCTGGATACTCCGTCTTGCCACCTATCCTCCTTACTATCTGCCTGTACATACATTCAGTTATTCTGTCATCTATTGTCATTTACTGTCATTCAGTTATTCTGTCATTTATTGTCATTTACTATCATTCAGTTATTCTGTCATTTATTAACATTGCTGGGATAGAGTAGTGAATAAAATAGTTTCTGCCCTGGAGGAGCTCATATAGAGGAAGTTATAGATAAGTAAATGGAACTTAAAATACAGTGTAgtataggatgactatagttaacaataatgtatagTTTCAAATGGCTAAAAAGAGGATATTAAATGTTGTCAACACAAAAAATGGCAGAtgtttgagatgatagatatgctaattacccttaTCTGATCACTCTACATTATATGTGTTGAAATATCACTGTGTGTCCCATAAATAGGTACagttattatatgtcaattaaaaaacaaagttaaaaataatataacaaaaattcatgaaatatccaattaaaaaaatagtatggTAAGAGCTATGATGAAGGAAGAGCAGACTTCAGGGAGACCTGGTCAGAGAGGAGTTCTGAGAGGTCTACACTGGGGTCCGAGGCCCAGAGTACACTCATGTTACAGAAACTTACAGTCCTTGGAGTTTGGAAGAGACTGATTAATCTGGAAATGATTCAGTCCTGAATATAAGGTCTTACCCCTGGGATCCAAAGTTCTAGCCACCAACAGAGAGCAAGGTGTTCAGTTCTGTGTTGCTGGAGATAAAAAGATACTAGTGTAAAGAAATTGCACTTGCAAGGAGCTGTCATTTGCCAGTCGGTCCCTCTACCCTCACATCCCACACAAGGCCTTGTGTTGGGAGCAGAGCTCTCTGTAGGATCAAGGGGCCCTTGTGCCATGAGTCCTCCAGGGTATGCTATAAATAACTCGTTGAGTAGGTTCTTGCTCCCATCTCTGCCAATGGGCTGATGGACCCTGGTGCAGAAGGGAGCTTCCGGGAAGAAAAGACAGGGCATCCTGGGCAGGATGAGGGAGCCAGAAATCAACCCCTTAGCACAGAAAGTAGACTGGCTGGAGCTTCTGGGATACACAAGGCCAGAAAGCTGGAAGTCTGATTCTAGGAGAGAGCGAGGAACACAGGCAGTGGAAGTGTCTACCAGTTACTGAGTGCCTGCTAAATGCCAGGCACTTTACATGCATTGCTTTTTTAACCCTTATAATCCCACAAAGCAGAAACTGTTAATATCATTTGACCTTTAAGTGGCattcagagagattaagcaaCTTGACCAAGATCATCCAATGCAtaaggtggcagagccaggattcacaCCTAAGTCCTTTGTACCATGGTCCTGTGAGCTTGACCATAAAACCTACCCATTGGATTCCTGATGAGACAAAAGCATCAACCTAGCTGATAAGGCGATCTGGCCTTCCTGGGTTCTGTGGGCTAGGGAAAGCTTTTAATCTCCctatgactcagtttcctcaacctTAACATGGTTTTAATATGCCCACTTCATCATGTTTATTGTGTAggcatataaaataataaatgaaaagcaCCTCGCACACAGTAGTTACCCAATAAATACACTAAGCATTTAGCTGGTGCAATTTTAGGTTAAATTTTGGGTTAAATTGGTAGCTAGTTGATAGGTTGTTGTGGGGCTGTACAGCAACATGGCAAACTTTAGGGGACACTATTCACAAAGAATCCTTTGTGAATGGCACCTCCTGTGACACACAGAATAGAATGCTGGGTATCTGAATTTCCTGGAGAAAATAATCCAGAAAAATGACAGCAACCTGCCTCTCCTGGGGAGAAGGATGCTGAAAGCTCTACTAATGAGGCATGGCATGAGAGTGACTGCGGACAGCACTCAAAGGCTAAACATTCTGGTGTCGGTATCTCTTGGGGAACTCGTGAAAGCCTCATGTAGAAGCCTTCAACCCAGCACAAAGCCCAAGTTCGGAGCTCACTAGTTCTTAAGGCCATTGATGCTGGCATAGAGGGCCTCATCATCCCACTCGATGGTTTTGATCTGGTTGTTGGCCATGCCAGCGAAAGCATAGAAGATGTGTATGCACAGGCAAGGGTCCACATTCTGGGGCATGTAGCGGACAATCCCAGGGCAGTACTGGCTCCAGCTGGTGAAGTAACAGATGATTTTGGTTTCTGTGCCCAGAATGGGAGGGAAATAAGATATGTGTCCTGCCCTAATGTCCTCCTCATACGCAGGCACTCCCTACCATCTCATGGAATACTTACCCAGCTGCAGCAAGAGGACCAGACCTAAAGACAAAGGACCTTGGTCAGAGGGTGCCAGGGTCACCTTTTCTCTGGCTGGGAAGGGGCAAGGCGACGGCAGCCCTGGCCAGTAAATGGGGAAAGGGAGATGGGGTTGGTGCCCCCTCTGCTCTATAAACCCTTTCCCAACATAGGCTACTGTATGACGTGTTTGGAGAAGGAGGCTAATATAGGCATTCACTTGGCTACTCGGAAGCTCAGATGATGGTGTGTGACTCAGGAGCCAGGAGGACGTGTTGTTATTCTTTCAATAAATCTATATTAATTACTGAGTGCCAGAGATCAAAAGACTACATAGGCAGGGTCCCTGCCtttaaggagctcacagtctggcGGAAAGTCACACCTGTAAGCACACAGGTGCAATGCCATATGACAAGTGATAAAATTGAGATACAgaggtcagggaagacttcccaAGAGAGTTGACCTTGGGACTGGAACTCCCTGCTCTCCCTCTAGGCCCCTTTGACATTTGTGCTTATCCCCATCACAGCCCTTACCACACTGAAAGATGATTGTTTATTGGCCTGCCCATCAGACTGGGAGCTCTGTGAGGGAAGGGCTGTGCTGACACTGCTGAGTCCCCACTACCCAGCACACAGTCAGCCCTCTATCAATAAGTGTTGAATGAATAGACCCTAAAAATAAACCAGATTTGTGGGGAGGGGCACAGGAGGCATTGAAGGTGAAGAAGGGGAGATTTCAGGCAGAGGGCCCCTTCCCATAGCAATCTCTTCACCCTAAAGCTGCAACTCACCTTTTCCAGGAACAACTACACTCTACTTTTCAACTCAGATGAAGCTTTTAAACTGTATCCTTTTCCAAGCCACCTAACCACACCCTGGATGTGCTGTTGCGCCAGCCCAGTGATCGTCCTTATTGGGCTCCTTTCTACAGTTTGGTCACTCTCTCTGGGAAACAAGTTAGCCCTGGGGGAGCTGCATTAACTCTTTAAGGCCTTGTCTTCCTCTCTCCCAAACCCCCTCCTACACACCTGCTCCCAGAGTTCTACATTCAGAGAAACATCTGCCTCATTCATTTTTCTACTAATTGCTCCTGGTAGTTGGTTAATCTTTGATTAAGTGAGTGTCTTGAGCTCCTGCTCTGTGGCTGGCACTGAGCAGGAGTCACGGAACACTGGAAAGGCGTTGGGGTGGGGGCTGGCCTAAGTCTTCTATTATTTCACGTGGGGGAAATGGCCTTGTCCTGGTCTGCCAGAGTTATCCACTTTCCCTCCCATATGAAGCCCTAAGGTGCTCAGTGAGCCCTTCCTTACTTCCCCACCATGTTATGAACTCAAGAAGTCtgcaagagagggaggaaggagatagTGCAGGCCTTTGGAGCATAGGATAGGGGAGGAGAGAGCAAGTGAACCGAGGAGAAAAGGCAGCTGCTCTGAAAGCTAAACTCAGCTTGCCTGGGAAAGACTCAACAGCAAGAATCAGCAGCTTGCCCATTTTGCTGGGAAGTCCTAAATGCAAGTTCCAGTTCTGAGTAGGGTACTCAACAGCTTTTTATAGGGAGCACGCATGCCCTCTCATCTTGCACCTGGCCCCCTGCAGCAGACATGATGGGAGATCAGTAATAAAGGAGTACAGGTTGCATATGGCTCCCCTTACCTCTCTGAATCTTATCTGTGTCTTCCATCTTGGGTAATCAACCCAGGGACACATGAGAGGGCAGCTTTAAAAGGCTGTTGACTGAAAGTTCTTTGAGGAATATTGCATACTTGACATACGTATGAGGCTGACCTAGAGTCTAAAGTCATTTGGGGTCAGAGTAGGCCCCATGTGTCCAAAGAGACCAGCTGGATGCTAGCAGAGGGATATGGACAAAGGACATCAAGCAGCCATTTGACCATATTCTTGAACCATCCTGGGCAAGTGGACCCTGCCCAGGCCCTAACACCTTGATTCTATTATAGCAATAGATTTGGGTAGTGGCTACAAGAAGTTTGTGAGTTCTATCAAGTTTGGCATGAGAAAGCATCATTTTCCAAGGTTGTTTCTGTTTATTCGAAGGTTGTCTGGTTTACAGAGGTTAGAGAAAATTCACCTGGGCAGACATTTCT
Protein-coding sequences here:
- the LOC105479215 gene encoding acidic mammalian chitinase-like isoform X3; the protein is MIPSSSCLQDYAVNSWKSPGAPAEKLIVVFGAYAHTFTLTNPANHGLDAPTSGPGTAGPHTQEAGTLAYLEFCCFLKGATDVWNDPQEVPYTYMGNQWMGYDNSKSFTLKVAEYPPLPWEPA
- the LOC105479215 gene encoding acidic mammalian chitinase-like isoform X1, whose translation is MIPSSSCLQDYAVNSWKSPGAPAEKLIVVFGAYAHTFTLTNPANHGLDAPTSGPGTAGPHTQEAGTLAYLEFCCFLKGATDVWNDPQEVPYTYMGNQWMGYDNSKSFTLKWLLKNRFGGAMVWAIDLDDFTGTFCGPGKYPLMKALESALGVSAPRKQ
- the LOC105479215 gene encoding acidic mammalian chitinase-like isoform X2 is translated as MDYAVNSWKSPGAPAEKLIVVFGAYAHTFTLTNPANHGLDAPTSGPGTAGPHTQEAGTLAYLEFCCFLKGATDVWNDPQEVPYTYMGNQWMGYDNSKSFTLKWLLKNRFGGAMVWAIDLDDFTGTFCGPGKYPLMKALESALGVSAPRKQ